In Perognathus longimembris pacificus isolate PPM17 chromosome 3, ASM2315922v1, whole genome shotgun sequence, a single window of DNA contains:
- the P2rx2 gene encoding P2X purinoceptor 2 isoform X3 produces the protein MATAQPKLPAGAAAARRLARGCWSAFWDYETPKVVVSLRVGNAACHSDDDCVAGGLDMLGNGLRTGRCVSYYHGDSRTCEVSAWCPLEDGASVSQFLGKMAPNFTILIKNSIHYPKFKFSKGNIASEKGDYLKHCTFEQDSDPYCPIFRLGFIVEQAGENFTELAHKGGVIGVIINWDCDLDHSESECNPKYSFRRLDPKHVPASSGYNFRFAKYYNTNGTTTRTLIKAYGIRIDVIVHGQAGKFSLIPTIINLATALTSIGVGSFLCDWILLTFMNKNKIYSHKKFDKVCTPRHPSSSWPVTLALVLGQGPPPPSCYSRDQLPSPPPGQEGRPRDKGQS, from the exons ATGGCCACCGCGCAACCCAAGCTCCCCGCCGGGGCGGCCGCGGCCAGGCGCCTGGCCCGGGGCTGCTGGTCCGCGTTCTGGGACTACGAGACTCCTAAGGTGGTCGTG AGCTTGAGAGTTGGCAACGCCGCCTGCCATTCGGACGATGACTGCGTGGCCGGGGGCCTGGACATGCTGGGCAACG GGCTTCGAACCGGGCGCTGCGTGTCCTATTACCACGGGGACTCCAGGACCTGCGAGGTGTCGGCCTGGTGCCCACTGGAAGACGGGGCCTCTGTCAG CCAGTTTCTGGGTAAAATGGCCCCAAATTTCACCATTCTCATCAAGAACAGCATCCActaccccaagttcaagttctccAA GGGCAACATTGCAAGTGAGAAGGGAGACTACTTGAAGCACTGCACGTTCGAACAGGATTCCGACCCTTACTGTCCCATCTTCAGGTTGGGCTTCATCGTGGAGCAGGCAGGGGAAAACTTCACGGAGCTGGCCCACAAG GGTGGCGTCATTGGGGTCATCATCAACTGGGACTGTGATCTGGACCACTCTGAATCGGAGTGCAATCCCAAGTATTCCTTCCGGAGGCTCGACCCCAAGCATGTCCCTGCCTCTTCAGGCTACAACTTCAG GTTTGCCAAGTACTATAACACGAATGGCACCACCACTCGCACACTCATCAAAGCCTACGGGATTCGCATTGATGTCATTGTGCATGGACAG gcagggaagttcagcCTCATTCCCACCATCATTAATCTGGCCACTGCTCTGACCTCCATTGGGGTG GGTTCCTTCCTGTGTGACTGGATCTTGCTAACGTTCATGAACAAAAACAAGATCTACAGCCATAAGAAATTCGACAAGGTGTGTACACCAAGACATCCCTCAAGTAGCTGGCCTGTGACCCTTGCCCTTGTTCTGGGCCAGGGTCCTCCTCCACCCAGTTGTTACTCCCGGGACCAGCTACCTAGCCCTCCACCAGGCCAAGAGGGCCGACCTCGGGACAAGGGGCAGAGCTAG
- the P2rx2 gene encoding P2X purinoceptor 2 isoform X1 — protein MATAQPKLPAGAAAARRLARGCWSAFWDYETPKVVVVRNRRLGVVYRAVQLLILLYFVWYVFIIQKSYQDRETGPESSVITKVKGITTSEHKVWDVEEYVKPPEGGSVFSIITRIEITSDQTLGTCPESLRVGNAACHSDDDCVAGGLDMLGNGLRTGRCVSYYHGDSRTCEVSAWCPLEDGASVSQFLGKMAPNFTILIKNSIHYPKFKFSKGNIASEKGDYLKHCTFEQDSDPYCPIFRLGFIVEQAGENFTELAHKGGVIGVIINWDCDLDHSESECNPKYSFRRLDPKHVPASSGYNFRFAKYYNTNGTTTRTLIKAYGIRIDVIVHGQAGKFSLIPTIINLATALTSIGVGSFLCDWILLTFMNKNKIYSHKKFDKVCTPRHPSSSWPVTLALVLGQGPPPPSCYSRDQLPSPPPGQEGRPRDKGQS, from the exons ATGGCCACCGCGCAACCCAAGCTCCCCGCCGGGGCGGCCGCGGCCAGGCGCCTGGCCCGGGGCTGCTGGTCCGCGTTCTGGGACTACGAGACTCCTAAGGTGGTCGTGGTGAGGAACCGGCGGCTGGGGGTCGTGTACCGCGCGGTGCAGCTGCTCATCCTGCTCTACTTCGTGTG GTACGTGTTCATCATCCAGAAAAGCTACCAAGACCGTGAGACGGGCCCCGAGAGCTCGGTCATCACCAAGGTGAAAGGGATCACCACGTCGGAGCACAAAGTGTGGGACGTCGAGGAATACGTGAAGCCCCCCGAG GGGGGCAGTGTATTCAGCATCATCACCAGGATCGAGATCACCTCCGACCAGACCCTGGGAACCTGCCCGGAG AGCTTGAGAGTTGGCAACGCCGCCTGCCATTCGGACGATGACTGCGTGGCCGGGGGCCTGGACATGCTGGGCAACG GGCTTCGAACCGGGCGCTGCGTGTCCTATTACCACGGGGACTCCAGGACCTGCGAGGTGTCGGCCTGGTGCCCACTGGAAGACGGGGCCTCTGTCAG CCAGTTTCTGGGTAAAATGGCCCCAAATTTCACCATTCTCATCAAGAACAGCATCCActaccccaagttcaagttctccAA GGGCAACATTGCAAGTGAGAAGGGAGACTACTTGAAGCACTGCACGTTCGAACAGGATTCCGACCCTTACTGTCCCATCTTCAGGTTGGGCTTCATCGTGGAGCAGGCAGGGGAAAACTTCACGGAGCTGGCCCACAAG GGTGGCGTCATTGGGGTCATCATCAACTGGGACTGTGATCTGGACCACTCTGAATCGGAGTGCAATCCCAAGTATTCCTTCCGGAGGCTCGACCCCAAGCATGTCCCTGCCTCTTCAGGCTACAACTTCAG GTTTGCCAAGTACTATAACACGAATGGCACCACCACTCGCACACTCATCAAAGCCTACGGGATTCGCATTGATGTCATTGTGCATGGACAG gcagggaagttcagcCTCATTCCCACCATCATTAATCTGGCCACTGCTCTGACCTCCATTGGGGTG GGTTCCTTCCTGTGTGACTGGATCTTGCTAACGTTCATGAACAAAAACAAGATCTACAGCCATAAGAAATTCGACAAGGTGTGTACACCAAGACATCCCTCAAGTAGCTGGCCTGTGACCCTTGCCCTTGTTCTGGGCCAGGGTCCTCCTCCACCCAGTTGTTACTCCCGGGACCAGCTACCTAGCCCTCCACCAGGCCAAGAGGGCCGACCTCGGGACAAGGGGCAGAGCTAG
- the P2rx2 gene encoding P2X purinoceptor 2 isoform X2: protein MATAQPKLPAGAAAARRLARGCWSAFWDYETPKVVVVRNRRLGVVYRAVQLLILLYFVWYVFIIQKSYQDRETGPESSVITKVKGITTSEHKVWDVEEYVKPPESLRVGNAACHSDDDCVAGGLDMLGNGLRTGRCVSYYHGDSRTCEVSAWCPLEDGASVSQFLGKMAPNFTILIKNSIHYPKFKFSKGNIASEKGDYLKHCTFEQDSDPYCPIFRLGFIVEQAGENFTELAHKGGVIGVIINWDCDLDHSESECNPKYSFRRLDPKHVPASSGYNFRFAKYYNTNGTTTRTLIKAYGIRIDVIVHGQAGKFSLIPTIINLATALTSIGVGSFLCDWILLTFMNKNKIYSHKKFDKVCTPRHPSSSWPVTLALVLGQGPPPPSCYSRDQLPSPPPGQEGRPRDKGQS, encoded by the exons ATGGCCACCGCGCAACCCAAGCTCCCCGCCGGGGCGGCCGCGGCCAGGCGCCTGGCCCGGGGCTGCTGGTCCGCGTTCTGGGACTACGAGACTCCTAAGGTGGTCGTGGTGAGGAACCGGCGGCTGGGGGTCGTGTACCGCGCGGTGCAGCTGCTCATCCTGCTCTACTTCGTGTG GTACGTGTTCATCATCCAGAAAAGCTACCAAGACCGTGAGACGGGCCCCGAGAGCTCGGTCATCACCAAGGTGAAAGGGATCACCACGTCGGAGCACAAAGTGTGGGACGTCGAGGAATACGTGAAGCCCCCCGAG AGCTTGAGAGTTGGCAACGCCGCCTGCCATTCGGACGATGACTGCGTGGCCGGGGGCCTGGACATGCTGGGCAACG GGCTTCGAACCGGGCGCTGCGTGTCCTATTACCACGGGGACTCCAGGACCTGCGAGGTGTCGGCCTGGTGCCCACTGGAAGACGGGGCCTCTGTCAG CCAGTTTCTGGGTAAAATGGCCCCAAATTTCACCATTCTCATCAAGAACAGCATCCActaccccaagttcaagttctccAA GGGCAACATTGCAAGTGAGAAGGGAGACTACTTGAAGCACTGCACGTTCGAACAGGATTCCGACCCTTACTGTCCCATCTTCAGGTTGGGCTTCATCGTGGAGCAGGCAGGGGAAAACTTCACGGAGCTGGCCCACAAG GGTGGCGTCATTGGGGTCATCATCAACTGGGACTGTGATCTGGACCACTCTGAATCGGAGTGCAATCCCAAGTATTCCTTCCGGAGGCTCGACCCCAAGCATGTCCCTGCCTCTTCAGGCTACAACTTCAG GTTTGCCAAGTACTATAACACGAATGGCACCACCACTCGCACACTCATCAAAGCCTACGGGATTCGCATTGATGTCATTGTGCATGGACAG gcagggaagttcagcCTCATTCCCACCATCATTAATCTGGCCACTGCTCTGACCTCCATTGGGGTG GGTTCCTTCCTGTGTGACTGGATCTTGCTAACGTTCATGAACAAAAACAAGATCTACAGCCATAAGAAATTCGACAAGGTGTGTACACCAAGACATCCCTCAAGTAGCTGGCCTGTGACCCTTGCCCTTGTTCTGGGCCAGGGTCCTCCTCCACCCAGTTGTTACTCCCGGGACCAGCTACCTAGCCCTCCACCAGGCCAAGAGGGCCGACCTCGGGACAAGGGGCAGAGCTAG